From one Malus sylvestris chromosome 1, drMalSylv7.2, whole genome shotgun sequence genomic stretch:
- the LOC126627970 gene encoding peroxisomal nicotinamide adenine dinucleotide carrier-like isoform X2, whose amino-acid sequence MSDALINGLAGAGGGIIAQLITYPLQTVNTRQQTDRGLKKEKKKLGTVEQICQVIKNEGWERLYGGLTPSLVGTAASQGVYYYFYQIFRNKAETAALERRKMGVGDGSVGMLSSLLVAALSGCVNVLFTNPIWVVVTRMQTYKKSSKKCQPGQELSTAPDEAIIAAAELPPFGTTHAIQEIYDEGGVFGFWRGVFPTLIMVSNPSMQFMLYETMLKKLKQRRALNKKGNSGVTALEIFSLGALAKLGATVVMYPLLVIKSRLQAKQVTNGDKRQHYKGTSDAILKMIRYEGLYGFYKGMGTKIVQSVLAAAVLFMIKEELVNAARFLLTSKVKSKPP is encoded by the exons ATGTCCGACGCTTTGATCAATGGCCTCGCCGGAGCTGGCGGCGGGATCATCGCccagctcatcacatatcctcTCCAGACT GTGAATACTCGCCAACAAACAGACCGTGGtctgaagaaggagaagaagaagctcgGAACTGTTGAGCAAATATGTCAG GTTATTAAAAATGAAGGATGGGAGCGGTTGTACGGCGGTTTGACGCCATCATTGGTGGGGACGGCAGCATCTCAG GGTGTTTACTATTATTTCTATCAAATATTCAGGAACAAGGCTGAAACTGCTGCACTTGAACGGAGGAAGATGGGGGTTGGTGATGGATCTGTTGGAATGCTCTCTTCACTTTTGGTTGCTGCATTATCTGG GTGCGTGAATGTGCTGTTCACAAATCCTATATGGGTAGTTGTTACGCGTATGCAG ACTTATaaaaaatcctcaaagaagTGCCAGCCCGGTCAGGAGCTGTCAACTGCTCCAGATGAAGCAATCATTGCTGCAGCTGAGCTTCCTCCCTTTGGGACTACTCATGCG ATTCAGGAAATTTATGATGAAGGTGGAGTTTTCGGCTTCTGGAGAGGTGTATTCCCGACATTGATCATG GTGAGTAATCCTTCCATGCAATTTATGCTGTATGAAACTATGTTGAAGAAGCTGAAACAAAGGCGTGCCTTGAATAAGAAGGGTAACAGCGGGGTTACTGCTTTAGAG ATATTTTCTCTTGGTGCTTTGGCAAAACTAGGGGCTACAGTTGTGATGTATCCTCTTCTGGTCATAAAG TCAAGGCTTCAAGCAAAACAGGTTACAAACGGAGACAAAAGGCAACACTATAAAG GCACATCAGATGCTATTTTAAAGATGATTCGGTATGAAGGACTCTACGGGTTCTACAAAGGGATGGGAACAAAAATAGTACAAAGTGTACTCGCAGCTGCTGTTCTGTTCATGATTAAGGAGGAACTTGTCAATGCCGCTCGATTCTTGCTCACCAGCAAAGTAAAATCAAAACCTCCGTAG
- the LOC126627970 gene encoding peroxisomal nicotinamide adenine dinucleotide carrier-like isoform X1, protein MSDALINGLAGAGGGIIAQLITYPLQTVNTRQQTDRGLKKEKKKLGTVEQICQVIKNEGWERLYGGLTPSLVGTAASQGVYYYFYQIFRNKAETAALERRKMGVGDGSVGMLSSLLVAALSGCVNVLFTNPIWVVVTRMQTYKKSSKKCQPGQELSTAPDEAIIAAAELPPFGTTHAIQEIYDEGGVFGFWRGVFPTLIMVSNPSMQFMLYETMLKKLKQRRALNKKGNSGVTALEIFSLGALAKLGATVVIFLPSLVRLQSRLQAKQVTNGDKRQHYKGTSDAILKMIRYEGLYGFYKGMGTKIVQSVLAAAVLFMIKEELVNAARFLLTSKVKSKPP, encoded by the exons ATGTCCGACGCTTTGATCAATGGCCTCGCCGGAGCTGGCGGCGGGATCATCGCccagctcatcacatatcctcTCCAGACT GTGAATACTCGCCAACAAACAGACCGTGGtctgaagaaggagaagaagaagctcgGAACTGTTGAGCAAATATGTCAG GTTATTAAAAATGAAGGATGGGAGCGGTTGTACGGCGGTTTGACGCCATCATTGGTGGGGACGGCAGCATCTCAG GGTGTTTACTATTATTTCTATCAAATATTCAGGAACAAGGCTGAAACTGCTGCACTTGAACGGAGGAAGATGGGGGTTGGTGATGGATCTGTTGGAATGCTCTCTTCACTTTTGGTTGCTGCATTATCTGG GTGCGTGAATGTGCTGTTCACAAATCCTATATGGGTAGTTGTTACGCGTATGCAG ACTTATaaaaaatcctcaaagaagTGCCAGCCCGGTCAGGAGCTGTCAACTGCTCCAGATGAAGCAATCATTGCTGCAGCTGAGCTTCCTCCCTTTGGGACTACTCATGCG ATTCAGGAAATTTATGATGAAGGTGGAGTTTTCGGCTTCTGGAGAGGTGTATTCCCGACATTGATCATG GTGAGTAATCCTTCCATGCAATTTATGCTGTATGAAACTATGTTGAAGAAGCTGAAACAAAGGCGTGCCTTGAATAAGAAGGGTAACAGCGGGGTTACTGCTTTAGAG ATATTTTCTCTTGGTGCTTTGGCAAAACTAGGGGCTACAGTTGTGAT TTTCTTACCGAGTCTCGTGCGGTTGCAGTCAAGGCTTCAAGCAAAACAGGTTACAAACGGAGACAAAAGGCAACACTATAAAG GCACATCAGATGCTATTTTAAAGATGATTCGGTATGAAGGACTCTACGGGTTCTACAAAGGGATGGGAACAAAAATAGTACAAAGTGTACTCGCAGCTGCTGTTCTGTTCATGATTAAGGAGGAACTTGTCAATGCCGCTCGATTCTTGCTCACCAGCAAAGTAAAATCAAAACCTCCGTAG